One Aegilops tauschii subsp. strangulata cultivar AL8/78 chromosome 2, Aet v6.0, whole genome shotgun sequence genomic window, GGTTCCAAAATCTGAACCCCGAGATGTTGTTTGCTAAGCCTGACGGGCATCAATGTTGTTTCGACCCAAGGCATTCGAATTGAATATCACCACATTCAAAGAATATAGTGAATAAATCCAGTAATCAGTGGATGACCTTTGCCAGCCTGACGGATATCTATAAAAAACCAGATCCATGGGCACTAGCATCCAGGACATATTTTATAGAAAGAGCCTACCCGGATAAGGCGCCAGTAATCCGCTCTTGACAGGAGTCGAACTATGGGCGCATGGTGCGTCACTGTGATCATTGTCACTAGGTTACTGCCTAGTTCTCCTGACGGATATCAATTGCATTTACTTTTCACCCTAAGAATCCAATATTAGATATACGATAATATAACATTAGATATACGATAATATAACATTGCAAGAGTAGAGCGAACCAATTTTGATCCCAATTTTCAGCACCATTTCCCCTTCTGCCCTTGAGGCAAAGAGTGCATGCTAGTCGCGACACACACGCACATACTCCATGGCACAGCTACATCCATGGCAAGGTAAAAACTAGTCTAGAGAAAAGAAAGGAACAAATCTACCCTTGCCTGCAATTCTCTGCTCAGGTTCCAAGATCCGAACTCCTATGTGCACCTACATTCTGTGCCAAGGTCAACAGAAGCTTCCAAAACATTGGATCACCTGAGCTGACGACGGCCCCCGGCACTTTCACTCATTATGTTCAGTTCAGACGGCGGCGATCCACCGGTACAGCACCATGAACGTCGTCTCCACCTCCTCGTCCGaccccggcggcggcgggggcggcggcactGCTGCCGCCTCTGCGTCCCACAGCCACGGCTCCTCCTGCCTTTGGCCCTGCTGGCTCTGGCTCCACCGGGccgagagggagtaggagaaggatgACGCCGAGGAGGCCACGCGGTCCATGTACTCCCGCAGCCATCCGCGCGGCGGCGTCCCTGCCGCTTCGGCCACCGCCTCGCCGGGCGGCGACGGCAACGGCGACCCCTGGGCTGCTGGTTTCTCGTCCTTGATGGTGTCGGCCCTGGCCGCGGCGCGCACCATGCGGGACACGACGGCCTCGACCTCCTCGTCGATGTGGTACTCGAAGGATCCGAGCGAGTAGGTGCGGCTGTCGTCGCTGGCGGTGGAAGTGGCGGGCGACCCGCCGCGGCTGCTGACGCTGCCCATCTCGACGCGGAACCTCCTGGAGCGGTCCCTGCCCCTCGCAGCGGcaggctccggcggcggcggcggctgttcGGCGGCGAGGAGGGCGGCGATGGAGGGGTGCGGGGGCGCGACGGTGGCGCGGCAGAGCGGGCAGGTCGGGGTGGTGCGGAGCCAGGCGTCGACGCAGACGGCGTGGAACGCGTGGCGGCACGCCGGGAGCAGCCGCAGCTCGGCCTCGGGCCTGAAGGGCGAGAGGCAGACGGCGCAGTCCGGGGAGCTCTTGGGCAGCGCCGCCAGCGCCGACGCCATCGTGAACCGGGGCAGCGACTCGATCAGATCCTTCTTCCCCTCGTCCGCCCAGTCGTCGTCTTGGCGGTGCGtcccgggcggcggcgagggcgggggAGACGGCCGCTCGCGGTTGGAGCGGCGGCCGAGGCAGGCGCTGATGGAGCAGGAGGCGACGAAGACGAAGGCGAGGAGCCCGAGGATGATGAGGATGCACGAGGACAAGGAGGTGCCGGGGTCGTCGGCGTACCGCGGCGGGGGAGCCGGGAAAGAGGACGACATCACGGGGACGGGTGGAGGCTTTGGCTGGGTGGGGTGGTGGGGGTTGGAGATGGAGTTGGCTTAACCGGTGAGGGGGCGGAGGTCTCGCGCCTTTTATCCGCGAGGGCGACTCTCTGGGCTGCGCGGTGGATCGGGTCGGGTCGAGTGACCGGCGCGCGGAGGCAGGGGCCGGGAGTAAATGGCGGTGACCGGTCAGATCAGGTGCGATCAGATGACCAATTCACGTCTGTATTTCATCATTTCTACTCCACTCCAAGACTGAAGTGAAGTGGAGTGGAGTGAAGGAGTAGATTGTAAACTGTACTCTTATCCCAGGAGCACATACACACACTGAAACTAATCTGGCAAGGTGGAGTAACGTAAAGCACCGCCCCCTCTTCGAGCAAAATTGTCGCCGGGAAATGATTTGCGTGCCCATTTTCCACGAGGCACGTTACACGTAGGTAGCAACCCGCTTCGCTAGGCTAGGCACACCTGTGACGTGCTCTCAGGCCCAGAAACTGCAAACAACTCGAGCTAATACAATACAAAAATAACTGCTACCTAAATATACTACCCAGGGAATGTTACATCATGATGGACGGGCGTGTTGCCTTCCTAAAAATGATGTGTGGATCTGCAACTGGATCTCCGTTCCTCCAAATCACCTCCCAATTCCACGTGCCGGTAAGTGACAGCGCACGCCCGTACGGATCACCGGTAATTCTGCGGCGCTCAGCCACGGCAATCATAGGCTCAGATTTTCCGTTTACGCCTCACCTCACAGGTGTCCCGATTAGGACGGAAATGGCTGAGCCGAGAGGAGTGGCCTTGTGTCCCAAAGATGGAGTAGCAGTCAGCAGAACTGGGGGGAGCTGAGGAGTGAAGCCTCGGCACTCATCCCGGCCGGCGAGCTGTCGTCCGTTGGCGCACAAAGCAAAGAAGGCGCACTGAGAGAGGACGCTTGCTTGGCTTGCACACCTAGCATGCCATGCCATGCCATTCTCAATTGGTTCCTCTCGTGGTGGCGGCCACAGCGCAGGTCCGGCCGCGGATGCGGCAGAGGGCTCTGCATGCCGGCTTGCTTTTCGCCGATGAATTCCTGCCTCTGCTCCGCGCCTGCACATTCGCTGCTTGCTTTTCTGCCCCAATTATGACGGGCATGAGTTGCACCGTCCTGCCGTTTCGGTGCCCCTTTTGCGCTTTCTGATCTTACTAGAGTTGTCCTTCATCATGATGCATGCTTAGCCCTGAACTTTCTCATGGAGTGTGCCACCTTTCTGGCTAGCTAGCTCTCTCTCAAGGTGGTGGCACCGCAAAGAATGCAGAGAGAGACAGGTAACCTCATCCGGGACTCAAGCGAAGGTGGCTGGCATAGAGTATTACGTTTTAGGACCCACACGTCAATTCGGCACGAAATCTACTTGACGCCACCGTAAACATCATGGTTACTTGCCACTGTGTGTGCCCAACTTGCACTGAAATGGGAGATCCCATCATGCCCAATTGACACTGGAGTGAAGAGGACACCCCGGGCTCGCGTTTTCACCTGAATCGCCCGGAGTGCGATGGGTGGGGTGCTGCCTGAAAAGGGGCAAGAGATCTACCAACCACCACCGTAAAAACCATGGTTGTTACTTACCTAACTTGCACAAGATTGGACTGCTCAATACTATATTAAGAGTTTTTCATTAGATCGCATTTCCTGTCAGTGCCAGTAACAAAGACAGCATAACAGGTTGGTGCGTTATGGGTGCATTTGGAAATCCAGCCAGCATACGTGTACTGGTAGTTAGGATGACACGAGTGTATGTGATCTCTGTGATGGTGCCGCAAGCGACCTACTCTGTTCCCCACCTGTGACATCGGAGCTTTCTTGCTTCTGCCCGCACGGAAGCTCGCCTCCGGGCTTTCCATTTCTGTTGGCCCGCCACGAATTTGTGGCAGGCGCGAGCGTTGTGAACGGCGCGAAACCGGAGCCACCCAAACCTGTTAGCAATATGTTGCTTACCAGAACGAGAGAAAGGGCATctataaataaaacaaaacagAGAAAAGCAATGGCAACCTTCTTATCCAAACATCTGAGTCACATAGAAACAAATCAGTCTAATCAAGAGTGATGACTTCAGTTAGGATAATAATCCCTCTACGATGGATGTCCTACACGTTGTATCGACGTCTTAGGGCATCTTCAAAGAGGACCCGCAAACCTCCTGCATGCGTCCGGACCGCACTGTCCGGACAGCGGAAGCCATCCAACGTGGGTCTGTATCGGTCCGCGGCGCGATCCAGACGCGATTTCTCCCACAATCCAGAGACAAACATGAGGGGCTTTGTGCGAGTCCGGACCGCTCCCAAGCCGGCTTCTGACCGCCCTTGCCCACCAAAAAAATCAAACGCCCCTCCCGTGCTTTCCTTCCGATGCACGGCCGCTTAACACGCCGCACTCAGCCAGTCCAGGACGCGCAACGGACGGCATTGATGCCACGGTGTTACTGGAGGGACGGAGGGTGGTGCTGACCGACGCGACCTCTTGGGAGCCGCCGCTTCAATGCGGATGCAGCTTCCTGAGGAACAGACTCCGGCCGCTGCGCTGCATTGAAGCGGACTGACCGCCCCTTCGCATGGCCTAGACGCAGCTTTATAAGCCGTGCTCCGGCGAAGCACAGAGCCTCAACGCCCCTCCCCCAACACCGCTGCACTcctccgccttcccgtcaccCACCTCGCCGAGCCCTTCGTCCTCTTCGATCCCAGAAGCGATGTCGAAGTCATGGTGCTCCGTGCAAGCAGGCAGCATCGACGGAAGCTCttcctccggtggttcttggcaaCGCCGCCGTTGCTCTCCGGGCCCTACGGCATCCAGGGTGGCCCCCGCCCTCGCGCAACCGCAGCGCTCAGATCGGACCCTGCGTCAAGGGAGCTACTGTCCTCGCCACGACACGCCGCACCGCCACGCCCCCAACTTAGCGACGCCAAGGAGGAGCTGCCACTGGCGATCGCGAAGGCGCGGGACCGCATCCTCCACTACCTTGGAGGAGGCGGTTACACCGGTGCCTCCGGCTCTCAGGTCGTGGTCTTCGAGGCTGAGCGCACGGCATGGCAGTAGGCGAGGTACGACCGGCACAATGTCGGTCGCTGCTCCGCGTTCGCGAAGAGCGACGTGGCGCCGGAATGGGTCCGGAAAGACCCGGACCTCGCCGCCGTGTGTGCGCTCGACCGCTCCATGACCACCGCGAAGATGGCTACTAggtgctaatacgtctccaacgtatttataattttttattgttccatgctattatattatctgttttggatgttttatatgcattaatatgctattttatattatttttgggactaacctattaacctagtgcccagtgccagttcctgttttttttttgagtttcgcagaaaaggaataccaaatggagtccaaacggaatgaaacattcatgatcatttttcttggaccagaagacaaccaggagacttggagatgaagtcagaggagccacgaggcggccacaaggacagAGGGAGCGCCGAGGGGGTATGGCgcaccttgtgggcccctcgtgaccctcctgacctaattctttcgcctatatattcccatatatccccaaaccactaggggcatccacgaaaacacttttccaccgtcgcaaccttctgtgcccatgagatcccatctagggaccttttccggcaccctgccggagggggattcgatcacggagggcttctacatcaactttattgcccttccgatgaagcgtgagtagtttaccacagacctacgggtccatagctagtagctagatggcttcttctctctctttgattctcaataccatgttctcctcgatgttcttggagatctattcgatgtaatacttttttttgcagtgtgtttgccgagatccgatgaattgtggatttatgatcagcttatctatgaatattaacTGAATCTTCTgggaattcttttatgcatgatttgatatctttgtaattctcttcgaactatcggtttggtttggtcaactatattggtttttcttgcaatgggagaagtgcttagctttgggtccaatcttgcggtgtcctttcccagtgacagtaggggcagcaaggcacatattgtattgttgccatcgaggataaaaagatggggttttcatcatattgcttgagttaattcctctacatcatgtcatcttacttaatgcgttactctattcttcatgaacttcatactctagatgcaggcaggagtcggtcgatgtgtggagtaatagtagtagatgcagaatcgtttcggtctacttgacacggacgtgatgcctatattcatgatcattgccttagatatcgtcatacctttgcgcttttctatcaattgttcggcagtaatttgttcacccaccgtattatttgctatcttgagagaagcctctagtgaaacgtatgacccccgggtctattttccatgatataagtttccgatctactattttgcaatcttttattttccgatctataaaccaaaaataccaaaaatatttactttaccgtttatctatctctatcagatctcactttttcaagtaaccgtgaagggattgacaacccctttatcgcattgggtgcaagttgtttgattgtttgtgcaggtattcggtgatttgtgcgttgtctcctactggattgataccttggttctcaaactgagggaaatacttatctctactttgctgctcaccctttactcttcaagggaaaaccaacgcaagctcaagaagtagcaggcgCCGTCGTCGCCTTGACGGCGAGCTTGCCAAGATCAACGAGGAGTCGTCGCTTAGTGACTGCACCACAAAAGCCGGTCGCGGCAAGGCCGCCGCCACGGCTCCGAAGCCACGTTGACAGTGGCCGCGGCGACCCTCCGCACGTCGCAGCAGGAGGCGGAGAGGAAGCTCCTCCGCGAGCAGCAAGATGCCTTGGCCCTCCAGCGATGTACCAACGCTGGAGGGACGACAAGGCGGTGCAGCAGGACAAGGCAACCACGCATACGAGGTGATCGTCCGGTATAGTGTTTAGATATTTTTTAGTTTGTTAGTTAAACGGTCGAAATATCGACCATTTTATTTAAATTATCTCCGAATTTTAATGAAATTCGTCGTATTCGCGTGAAATTCATCTGGTTGGTTCAAATGCGGGTTGAAATgtatgcggctacggttggatggcggtCGCCCGCATCCGTGTCCGTGGACTGGTGCCACCCCCCTATCCGCAGATGGATGCAGGAGGAAATTTGTGGGTTGCCGTTGGAAATGTCGTAAGGCAAGCATAGGCCCCGCATCCGTGTCgctctgatacgtccattttgaatcatgttttcctactgttatttataatgtttttgacCAATATAACACTTTGTGGAGCAATTCTagtgccttttctctcttaatttgcaagatttacatgaagagggagattgccggcagctggaattctagacctgagaaagtgatacgtccattttgcatcatgcttatatattgatatttattgcattatgggatgttattacacattatatcacaatacttatgccttttctcccttattttataaggtttacatgaagagtgagaatgccggcagctgcaattctggactggaaaaggagcaaatattagagatctattatgcacaactccaaaagtcctgaaacttcccGGAGAAtcattttggaataaataaaaaatattgggtgaagaaagtaccagaggcgggccaccagccagccacaagggtggagggcgtgccctacccccctgggcgcgccccccgtccttgtggcccccctggcaggcccccgatgcccatcttctgctatatggtgtgctttgacctggaaaaaaaataaggaggaagcttacgggacgaagcgccgccgtctcgaggcggaacctaagcagaaccaatctagggctccggcggagctattctgctggggaaacatccgtccgggagggggaaatcatcgccatcgtcgtcaccatcgatcctctcatcgagagggggtcaatctccatcaacatcttcaccagcaccatctcctctcaaaccctagttcatctcttgtatccgatctttgtctcaaaacctcagattggtacttgtgggttgctagtagtgttgactactccttgtagttgatgctagttggtttatttggtggaagatcatattttcagatccttaatgataattaatactcccctgattatgaacatgaatatgctttatgagtagttatgtttgttcccgGCGACATGGGAGAattcttgttataagtaatcatgtgaatttggtattcattcgatattttgatgagatgtatgttgtctctcctctagtggtgttatgtgaacgtcgactacatgacacttcaccatgatttgggcctaggggaaggcattgggaagtaataagtagatgatgagttgctagagtgacaaaagcttaaaccctagtttatgtgttgcttcataaggggctgatttggatccatatgtttcatgctatggttaggtttacgttaattcttctttcgtagttgcggatgattgcgagaggggttaatcataagtgggaggcttgtccaaggaagggctgcacccaagcaccggtccacccacatatcaaattatcaaagtaatgaacgcgaatcatatgagcatgatgaaaactaacttgacaataattccatgtgtcctcgggagcgctttgctttatataagagttcgtacaggcttgtcctttgctacaaaaaggattgggccaccttgttgcaccttgtttactcttattacttgttacccgttacgaattatcttatcacacaactatcttaccgataatttcagtgcttgtagagaataccttgctgaaaaccgcttgtcatttccttctgctcctcgttgggttcgacactcttacttatcgaaaggactacgatagatcccctatacttttgggtcatcaagactcttttatggcgccgttgccggggagtgaagcgcctttggtaaggaaacatttatatagtgtgctgaaatttactgtcacttgctactatggaaaataatcctttgaggggctttcTCGGGATaacttcacctcgaccggaagagcaaagagttgctcctcaacctactgcacctactgaaaatatttattatgaaattccttcgggtatgatagagaaactgctagctaatccttatgcaggagatggaacattacatcccgatatgcacctaatctatgtggacgaagtttgtggattatttaagcttgcaggtatgcccgaggatgttgtcaagaagaaggtattccctttatcttttaagggaaaggcattgacatggtatatgCTATGttatgatattggatcatggaactacaaccgattgaaattgaaatttcatcagaagttttatcctatgcatctggttcatcgtgatcggaattatatatataatttttgtcttcttgaaggagaaagtattgctcaagcttggggggggggggattaa contains:
- the LOC109775504 gene encoding E3 ubiquitin-protein ligase ATL4, which translates into the protein MSSSFPAPPPRYADDPGTSLSSCILIILGLLAFVFVASCSISACLGRRSNRERPSPPPSPPPGTHRQDDDWADEGKKDLIESLPRFTMASALAALPKSSPDCAVCLSPFRPEAELRLLPACRHAFHAVCVDAWLRTTPTCPLCRATVAPPHPSIAALLAAEQPPPPPEPAAARGRDRSRRFRVEMGSVSSRGGSPATSTASDDSRTYSLGSFEYHIDEEVEAVVSRMVRAAARADTIKDEKPAAQGSPLPSPPGEAVAEAAGTPPRGWLREYMDRVASSASSFSYSLSARWSQSQQGQRQEEPWLWDAEAAAVPPPPPPPGSDEEVETTFMVLYRWIAAV